Proteins found in one Marinitoga litoralis genomic segment:
- a CDS encoding ferritin family protein translates to MKNGIIGILNYALTKEIEGREFYKAKMDSLSNPELKTIFHTLANMEQGHVEYIKRLIETYENSESLEVDFEESQENIFEKRELEEITGGTVSNMTLDLTVLKMGYMIEDDFMKFYLKAAESVEDKEAKELFLKLAKWEEHHRDTLYEYYKRLSDEYWTNMNFTPLY, encoded by the coding sequence ATGAAAAATGGTATTATAGGAATTTTAAATTATGCATTAACAAAAGAAATTGAAGGAAGAGAATTTTATAAAGCTAAAATGGATAGTTTATCTAACCCAGAATTAAAAACAATTTTTCATACTTTAGCAAACATGGAACAAGGTCATGTTGAATATATAAAAAGGTTAATAGAAACATATGAAAATAGTGAATCTTTAGAAGTTGATTTTGAAGAATCTCAAGAGAATATTTTTGAAAAGAGAGAATTAGAAGAAATCACTGGTGGAACAGTAAGTAATATGACTTTGGATTTAACTGTATTAAAAATGGGATACATGATAGAAGACGATTTTATGAAATTCTATTTAAAAGCAGCAGAAAGTGTAGAAGATAAAGAGGCTAAAGAATTATTTTTAAAATTAGCTAAGTGGGAAGAACATCATAGAGATACATTATATGAATACTATAAAAGATTATCAGATGAATATTGGACAAATATGAACTTCACACCATTATATTAA
- a CDS encoding DMT family transporter yields MKKVIISGLLMSFIFGTSFLFTKNALDYVSPFEFLAFRFSIAFLTMTLLLLFGVFKLQRKNYLKLWKVIIFQPILYFIFETTGINLIPSSEAGIIIASIPIMISFIAPYFLKEKPPKKHYIYVFTSFFGALLILGFNSFKGNLLGDLLVFGAVISATFYNIVVRLLKDQFSPFEITYSMMLSGAVFFNLFIPDYTLLANKTVFVSAIYLGIFSSVITFFLLNYMISKASPIQTSIFANLTTVISVLAGFLFRNEIIYWYHIVGMLLIIFGVWKVNTEKIRKIK; encoded by the coding sequence ATGAAAAAAGTTATTATTTCAGGATTATTGATGTCCTTTATTTTTGGGACATCCTTTCTTTTTACTAAAAATGCATTAGATTATGTTTCTCCTTTTGAATTTTTAGCATTTAGATTTTCAATAGCATTTTTAACAATGACATTATTACTACTATTTGGGGTGTTTAAATTACAAAGGAAAAACTATTTAAAATTATGGAAGGTAATTATATTTCAACCAATTTTATATTTTATTTTTGAAACAACAGGTATTAATTTAATTCCTTCTTCTGAGGCTGGTATTATTATTGCTAGTATTCCAATAATGATTTCTTTTATAGCCCCCTATTTTTTAAAAGAAAAACCACCTAAAAAACATTATATATATGTTTTTACTAGTTTCTTTGGAGCGTTATTAATATTAGGGTTTAATTCGTTTAAAGGTAATTTACTCGGAGATTTGTTAGTTTTTGGGGCAGTTATTTCAGCTACTTTCTATAATATTGTTGTTAGACTTTTAAAAGATCAATTCAGCCCATTTGAAATTACATATTCTATGATGTTAAGTGGTGCAGTTTTTTTTAATTTATTTATTCCAGATTATACATTATTAGCAAATAAGACTGTGTTTGTTTCTGCAATATATTTAGGTATATTTTCATCAGTAATCACATTCTTTTTATTGAATTATATGATTAGCAAAGCATCACCTATACAAACATCAATTTTTGCTAATTTAACAACTGTAATCTCTGTATTAGCAGGATTCTTATTTAGAAATGAAATAATATATTGGTATCATATTGTTGGTATGTTATTAATTATATTTGGAGTTTGGAAGGTAAATACAGAAAAAATAAGAAAAATAAAATGA
- a CDS encoding thiamine pyrophosphate-dependent enzyme, translated as MKTLGEILISKEPITEILMGNHALVRAMLESGVKVVTSYPGSPTPEIAEGIRSIPKDKNPMYFEFSVNEKVATEVAFGAAMNGHLSTVFFKSVGLNVAADSFVQLGLFDLQGGMVIVLGDDPGANSSQNEQDNRHFSKLSYIPMFEPNSPKEVYEMFKEAANIAKTKHMPVILRLTTHVCHAKEKIEFDKLEIEEYDYSPRFDHINAPHIPIAARALDMKRMALKRLEEFKKISNNSKFNEFICNGNKKRGIIVAGLPYLSLLDVLEYANEKVDILKIGIVNPLPEEKIIEFLKNHEEVKILEELDDIMEKDIKTLAYENKINTKIIGKIDIEDWIGEYKPDKVYEILKKTWPDLLPDLEIEKANIELNPRPPQLCPGCGHRSAFHAIKYALKETDITVADIGCHTLGFLEPYNMGQVLLSMGHSTSTGAGLSLFNKTRNVVAFLGDSTLFHAGIPGIINAIFNNHNLTLIIMENGTTAMTGHQDLPSIGKNINGPTEAIPIKKMLEGLGVKYIREVDTYQQAKLREYVIEAQKEEGLKVIIAKHPCMLKLTREQRRKGTFRNNKVEVTNKCDHQYVCISDFGCPAYQITPEGDVWVQEDLCIGDGSCIQTCPTNALSFKIVSKGMINNESI; from the coding sequence GTGAAAACTTTAGGAGAAATACTAATTTCTAAAGAACCAATTACTGAAATATTAATGGGCAATCATGCTTTGGTTAGAGCTATGTTAGAATCAGGTGTTAAAGTAGTAACTTCATACCCTGGTTCTCCTACACCAGAAATCGCTGAAGGTATAAGAAGTATTCCAAAAGATAAAAATCCAATGTATTTTGAATTTTCCGTTAACGAAAAAGTAGCTACTGAAGTAGCTTTTGGTGCCGCTATGAATGGACATTTATCAACTGTATTTTTTAAAAGTGTTGGTTTAAATGTAGCAGCTGATTCTTTTGTTCAATTAGGATTATTTGATTTACAAGGTGGAATGGTAATAGTTCTAGGAGATGATCCAGGAGCTAATTCATCTCAAAATGAACAAGATAATAGACATTTTTCTAAACTTTCATATATTCCTATGTTCGAGCCAAACTCACCTAAAGAAGTGTATGAAATGTTTAAAGAGGCTGCTAATATTGCAAAAACTAAACATATGCCAGTTATTTTAAGACTTACTACTCATGTGTGTCATGCAAAAGAAAAAATAGAATTTGATAAATTAGAAATTGAAGAATATGACTATTCCCCAAGGTTTGATCATATAAATGCACCACATATCCCTATTGCTGCTAGAGCATTGGATATGAAAAGAATGGCATTAAAAAGATTAGAAGAATTTAAGAAGATTTCAAATAATTCTAAATTCAATGAATTTATATGTAATGGAAACAAAAAAAGAGGAATTATTGTTGCAGGACTTCCATATTTATCTTTATTAGATGTACTTGAATATGCAAATGAAAAAGTTGATATTTTAAAAATAGGTATTGTCAATCCATTACCTGAAGAAAAAATAATAGAATTTTTGAAAAATCATGAAGAAGTAAAAATACTAGAAGAATTAGATGACATAATGGAAAAAGATATAAAAACATTAGCGTATGAAAATAAAATAAATACAAAAATAATTGGTAAAATTGATATTGAAGATTGGATAGGTGAATATAAACCTGATAAAGTATATGAGATTCTAAAGAAAACATGGCCAGATTTATTACCAGATTTAGAAATAGAAAAAGCTAACATTGAATTAAATCCTAGACCGCCACAATTATGTCCTGGTTGTGGTCATCGTTCAGCATTTCATGCAATAAAATATGCTTTAAAAGAAACTGATATAACAGTTGCTGATATTGGATGCCATACTTTAGGTTTCTTAGAACCATATAATATGGGACAAGTTCTATTATCTATGGGACATTCAACCTCAACAGGCGCGGGTTTATCATTATTTAATAAAACTAGAAATGTTGTTGCATTTTTAGGTGATTCAACGTTATTCCATGCTGGTATTCCAGGAATAATAAATGCAATTTTTAATAATCATAATTTAACTTTGATTATTATGGAAAATGGTACCACAGCAATGACAGGACATCAAGATTTACCTTCTATAGGTAAAAACATTAATGGTCCTACAGAAGCCATTCCTATAAAGAAAATGCTTGAAGGTTTAGGTGTTAAATATATAAGGGAAGTTGATACTTATCAACAAGCAAAACTAAGAGAATATGTTATAGAAGCACAAAAAGAAGAAGGTTTAAAAGTTATAATTGCAAAACATCCATGTATGTTAAAGTTAACCAGAGAACAAAGAAGAAAAGGTACATTTAGAAATAATAAGGTTGAAGTAACTAATAAATGTGATCATCAATATGTATGTATTAGCGATTTCGGATGTCCTGCATATCAAATTACTCCTGAAGGTGATGTATGGGTTCAAGAAGATTTATGTATAGGTGATGGTTCATGTATTCAAACATGTCCTACAAATGCTCTTAGTTTTAAAATTGTATCAAAGGGGATGATAAATAATGAAAGCATTTAA
- a CDS encoding helix-turn-helix domain-containing protein → MARDENIIGKRIEMLRKRKNLSREKLGAIIGIAGNSIYRIEAGYNLPSADVVIELSKFFDVPADYILGIDKSFGDQTGVNMKKIPVYEKVAAGVAGVAEPIDYPIDEIYIPLGSKGEFAVEVVGDSMEPEIKEGDYVIVDTNSFVESGDRVVAIINDGADALVKVYRKFMDGPAMLYSLNQKYDPIVLTEELKWEIVGKVVSLYRRYR, encoded by the coding sequence ATGGCAAGAGATGAAAATATAATTGGTAAAAGAATTGAAATGTTAAGAAAAAGGAAGAATTTATCTAGGGAAAAATTGGGAGCAATTATTGGAATTGCTGGTAATAGTATATATAGAATTGAAGCTGGATATAATTTACCTTCAGCAGATGTAGTAATTGAACTTTCAAAATTTTTTGATGTTCCTGCAGATTACATTTTAGGAATTGATAAAAGTTTTGGAGATCAAACTGGGGTTAATATGAAAAAAATTCCCGTATATGAAAAAGTTGCCGCAGGAGTTGCTGGAGTTGCTGAACCTATTGATTATCCAATTGATGAAATATATATACCTTTAGGTTCTAAGGGTGAATTTGCTGTTGAAGTAGTTGGGGATAGTATGGAACCTGAAATTAAGGAAGGTGACTATGTTATTGTAGATACAAATTCTTTTGTTGAATCTGGTGATAGAGTGGTTGCAATTATTAACGATGGTGCAGACGCTTTAGTTAAAGTATATAGAAAATTTATGGATGGTCCAGCAATGTTATACAGTTTAAATCAAAAATATGATCCAATTGTTTTAACTGAAGAATTAAAGTGGGAAATAGTTGGAAAAGTTGTAAGTTTATATAGAAGATATAGGTGA
- a CDS encoding 2-oxoacid:acceptor oxidoreductase family protein, producing MKAFNIYLIGVGGQGIGLLSEVIIRAADKSGLNVRGVDTHGLAQRGGTVSSNIRIGDNINSPLIMKGQADLVVALERHEALRGMNDYSKNNSTVIYYDAVWQPLDVRLRKTKEIENETIEVEAKRRKIKLIKVFLDDLKDARMQNMAVLATMAKNKLIPNVEKEHYLSAINDLLSGNVLENNLELFEKVFSL from the coding sequence ATGAAAGCATTTAATATATATTTAATAGGTGTAGGTGGTCAAGGGATTGGATTGTTAAGTGAAGTTATTATTAGAGCAGCGGATAAATCAGGATTGAATGTAAGAGGCGTTGATACTCATGGATTAGCTCAAAGAGGAGGAACTGTTTCTTCTAATATTAGAATTGGTGATAATATAAATTCACCATTAATTATGAAAGGTCAAGCAGACTTGGTTGTAGCATTAGAAAGACATGAAGCATTAAGAGGAATGAATGACTATTCAAAAAATAATTCTACAGTAATATATTATGATGCAGTTTGGCAACCACTAGATGTAAGATTAAGAAAGACAAAAGAAATTGAAAATGAAACAATTGAAGTTGAGGCAAAAAGAAGAAAAATTAAGTTAATTAAAGTTTTTTTAGATGATTTAAAAGATGCAAGAATGCAAAATATGGCAGTATTAGCTACTATGGCGAAAAACAAGTTAATCCCTAATGTAGAAAAAGAACATTATTTATCAGCTATTAATGACTTATTATCAGGAAATGTATTAGAAAATAATTTAGAACTATTTGAAAAAGTTTTTTCATTATAA
- the uvrB gene encoding excinuclease ABC subunit UvrB, with protein MNRFKLSSKYKPQGDQPEAIEKLVEGLNKNYRFQTLLGVTGSGKTFTMANVIEKVNRPTLILSPNKILAVQLYREFKEFFPENKVEFFISYYDYYQPEAYLPGRDMYIEKDASINEVLQKMRLSTLKSVLTRRDVIVVASVSTIYASGNPDDFANINLKLEVGKEYGRRFILESLAKMLYNRTEDKFSGGNFRFKGDVLEIYPPYEDFGIRVEFFDDEIEKMYSFDILNRTKIEFFDKITIYPASEFVTTEEKIRNAIESIRKELEIRVEDFEKMGKLLEAQRIKQRTLMDMELLETLGHCKGIENYTRHFDNRKPGDPPWTLLDYFDEDFITFIDESHIAIPQLRAMWAGDHSRKKNLVDYGFRLPSAFDNRPLKFEEFLKRIRQTIFVSATPGPFEFEHSEQIVEQIIRPTGLIDPEVVVRPTIGQVDDFIGELKKVIKRNERAIAVVLTKKDAEMLSDHLNLLGIKATYLHSELDAMERSEVVRKLRSGEVDVVIGVNLLREGLDLPEVSLVAIMDSDREGFLRSETTLIQTIGRAARNVNGKVILYADKITDAMQNAIYETNRRRKIQMDYNETHQITPKTIVKELPKNIFEQFMEKVEKPEFIFEVAENTTPEEYIQLLEMEMFKAASELRYEDAAKYRDEIKKVKKKYRLK; from the coding sequence AGAAAAACTAGTAGAAGGCTTGAATAAGAATTATAGATTTCAAACATTATTAGGCGTTACAGGTTCTGGTAAAACATTTACAATGGCTAATGTTATAGAAAAAGTAAATAGACCTACATTAATATTATCTCCAAATAAAATACTAGCAGTTCAATTATATAGAGAATTTAAAGAATTTTTTCCTGAAAATAAAGTAGAATTTTTTATCAGTTATTATGATTATTATCAACCAGAAGCTTATTTACCTGGAAGAGATATGTATATTGAAAAAGATGCAAGTATAAATGAAGTGCTGCAAAAAATGAGATTATCTACTTTAAAATCTGTATTAACTAGAAGGGATGTCATTGTTGTTGCAAGTGTGTCTACTATATATGCATCAGGTAATCCAGATGACTTTGCAAATATAAACTTAAAACTTGAAGTTGGAAAAGAATATGGTAGAAGATTTATTTTAGAATCATTAGCAAAAATGTTATATAATCGTACTGAAGATAAGTTTAGTGGTGGAAATTTTAGATTTAAAGGTGATGTTTTAGAAATTTATCCTCCTTATGAAGATTTTGGAATAAGGGTTGAATTTTTTGATGATGAGATAGAAAAAATGTATTCTTTTGATATATTAAATAGAACAAAAATTGAGTTTTTTGATAAAATAACAATTTACCCAGCAAGTGAATTTGTTACTACAGAAGAAAAAATACGCAATGCCATAGAATCAATTAGAAAAGAGTTAGAAATTAGAGTAGAAGATTTTGAAAAAATGGGTAAATTATTAGAAGCACAAAGAATTAAACAAAGAACATTAATGGATATGGAGTTATTAGAAACATTAGGACATTGTAAAGGTATAGAAAATTATACTAGACATTTTGATAATAGAAAACCTGGAGATCCTCCTTGGACTTTGTTAGATTATTTTGATGAAGATTTTATTACTTTTATTGACGAATCACATATAGCTATTCCACAATTAAGAGCTATGTGGGCAGGAGATCATTCTAGAAAGAAAAATTTAGTAGATTATGGATTTAGGTTGCCATCAGCTTTTGATAATAGACCATTAAAATTTGAAGAATTTTTAAAAAGAATACGACAAACAATTTTTGTTTCTGCTACACCTGGTCCGTTTGAATTTGAACATTCTGAACAAATTGTTGAACAAATTATTAGACCAACAGGATTAATTGATCCAGAAGTTGTTGTAAGACCAACTATAGGACAAGTTGATGATTTTATAGGAGAACTAAAAAAAGTAATTAAAAGAAATGAAAGAGCTATTGCTGTTGTATTGACTAAAAAAGATGCTGAGATGTTATCAGATCATTTAAATTTATTAGGAATTAAAGCTACATATTTGCATTCTGAATTAGATGCAATGGAAAGATCTGAAGTTGTTAGAAAATTACGAAGTGGAGAAGTCGATGTAGTCATTGGTGTTAATTTGTTGAGAGAAGGACTAGATTTACCTGAAGTATCATTAGTTGCAATTATGGATTCAGATAGAGAAGGATTTTTAAGATCTGAAACTACTTTAATACAAACAATTGGACGTGCAGCTAGAAATGTAAATGGTAAAGTTATATTATATGCAGATAAAATAACTGATGCTATGCAAAATGCAATATATGAAACTAATAGAAGAAGAAAAATACAAATGGATTATAATGAAACCCATCAAATAACTCCAAAAACAATTGTAAAAGAATTGCCTAAAAATATATTCGAACAATTTATGGAAAAAGTAGAAAAACCAGAATTTATTTTTGAGGTTGCAGAAAATACAACTCCAGAAGAGTATATACAATTACTTGAAATGGAAATGTTTAAAGCTGCTTCTGAATTGAGATATGAAGATGCTGCAAAATATAGGGATGAAATAAAAAAAGTGAAGAAAAAATATAGATTAAAATGA